From a region of the Paenibacillus lutimineralis genome:
- a CDS encoding RidA family protein: MENFKITRKNPEGMYSPVGNYTHITKIPRNSELYVTSGQIGVDRNGNMPESMNEQIRNTFSNIQSVLHSEELTSEHIIKVNIWATQKIDWDYLDEQWEQLFGSDYPAMTIGYISELGLPEIKIEIEIWAAKA, from the coding sequence ATGGAAAATTTCAAAATTACTAGAAAAAACCCTGAAGGTATGTATAGTCCAGTAGGCAACTATACTCATATTACCAAAATCCCAAGAAATTCTGAGCTGTATGTTACTTCTGGTCAAATTGGAGTAGACCGAAATGGCAACATGCCTGAAAGCATGAACGAACAAATCAGGAATACTTTTAGTAATATCCAAAGCGTGTTGCACTCTGAAGAGTTAACATCAGAGCATATTATCAAAGTAAATATATGGGCTACCCAAAAAATAGACTGGGATTATCTAGATGAACAATGGGAGCAGTTATTTGGTAGTGATTATCCCGCGATGACGATCGGCTATATTTCTGAATTAGGATTGCCGGAAATTAAAATAGAAATTGAAATATGGGCAGCTAAAGCTTAA
- a CDS encoding discoidin domain-containing protein, with product MSILEKSLFYNYLPCSSAHALRFLANEIDITPLFWCSYEPVYSVYEAIVQDNKTPWEYTWDIKPFDKDMGILQEIVFSDNFQFIKQKIINLLENGYTVQIRTKNRNIPHMVELNSNLEGVHTLTLTSYDDTKDVFKIYDFPFEKEYSSEILQKAYDQVSSNFITYYRLEKDATTIENISTHYQLFKSRMLKINDDFSIYEELKTLLYQGNDLKEKLVYFFGVIALSRELTFIYMINNNLSEYLVDSIKKITNLAEIIKQLMLKYSIKGFVSEKDTFNSIRKINDLQKMELEFLNAIRDEFLSGEKRELIKKYPNPPIDIQVNHITDSSAWLSWNNKEDEQYEQYTYNIQLNSIGIASTNKTTFIINNLKPETSYFVSISSVDSSGQFSKEVKVESFKTSDKKIFGDLSRFKFVSASSYEDDDRAPHNVVDNDESTRWSSAYSDNEWICIDLGYVMRFNKVKLHWEDAHALEYKVQISVDMENWIDIHYEQDCKGGIEEIEYLKHLTRYVRVLGIKRATIFGYSLWEFSIYNEE from the coding sequence ATGTCAATTTTAGAAAAATCTTTATTTTATAATTATTTACCATGTTCTAGTGCGCATGCACTTAGATTTTTGGCAAATGAAATTGATATCACTCCATTATTTTGGTGTTCTTATGAACCTGTTTATTCTGTTTATGAAGCTATTGTACAGGATAATAAAACACCTTGGGAATATACTTGGGATATTAAACCATTCGATAAAGATATGGGGATACTACAGGAGATTGTTTTTTCTGATAACTTCCAATTCATTAAACAAAAAATTATTAATTTATTAGAGAACGGTTACACTGTTCAAATCAGAACAAAAAATAGAAATATACCACATATGGTTGAATTAAATAGTAATTTAGAAGGTGTACATACACTAACTTTAACATCATATGATGATACCAAGGATGTATTTAAAATATATGATTTTCCGTTCGAAAAAGAGTACTCATCTGAAATATTACAAAAAGCATATGATCAAGTTAGTAGTAACTTTATAACATACTATCGATTAGAAAAAGATGCTACGACCATAGAGAACATATCTACTCATTATCAACTATTCAAGTCTAGAATGCTTAAAATCAATGATGATTTTAGCATTTATGAGGAGTTAAAAACATTACTTTACCAAGGAAACGACTTAAAAGAGAAACTTGTTTATTTCTTTGGAGTGATTGCGCTCTCAAGAGAATTAACCTTTATTTACATGATTAATAATAATTTATCTGAATATCTTGTAGATTCGATTAAAAAGATTACTAATCTAGCTGAAATTATTAAGCAATTAATGTTAAAATATTCTATAAAAGGGTTTGTTTCAGAGAAAGATACTTTTAATAGTATCCGAAAAATTAATGATCTTCAAAAGATGGAATTAGAATTTTTGAATGCTATCCGAGATGAATTTTTGAGTGGGGAAAAACGAGAATTAATAAAGAAATATCCAAATCCACCGATTGATATTCAGGTTAATCATATCACAGATTCAAGCGCTTGGTTAAGTTGGAATAATAAAGAGGATGAGCAATATGAACAATATACGTACAATATTCAACTTAATTCAATAGGGATTGCTTCAACGAATAAGACTACCTTTATAATAAATAATTTAAAACCAGAAACTTCATATTTTGTAAGTATAAGCAGTGTGGATAGTAGTGGACAATTTAGCAAGGAAGTAAAAGTAGAAAGTTTCAAAACAAGTGATAAAAAAATATTTGGGGATTTATCCCGTTTCAAATTCGTATCAGCATCATCTTATGAAGATGATGATAGAGCCCCCCATAATGTTGTAGATAATGATGAATCAACCAGGTGGAGCAGTGCTTATAGTGACAATGAATGGATTTGTATTGATTTAGGCTATGTCATGAGATTCAATAAAGTTAAACTGCATTGGGAAGATGCACATGCGTTAGAGTATAAGGTACAAATTTCAGTTGATATGGAAAATTGGATTGATATTCATTATGAACAAGATTGTAAAGGTGGAATTGAAGAGATTGAATATCTTAAACATTTAACTAGATATGTGAGAGTATTGGGGATTAAAAGAGCAACTATATTTGGATATTCTTTATGGGAGTTTTCAATATATAATGAGGAATGA
- a CDS encoding TetR/AcrR family transcriptional regulator, translating into MDGKRGRPRNVEAQKSILLASYELLLENGFQAVTVDKIADRAQVSKATIYKWWPNKAAVVMDGFFYAAGTRLPVPDTGSAYNDILLHATNLAMFLISQEGTIITELLGEGQFDSGLAEAYRARFFRPRRLEARSLLEKGTERGELKKSLDIDICIDLIYGPIFYRLLVTGDTLDETYVQQLVTNAFEGIIDTKS; encoded by the coding sequence ATGGACGGAAAAAGAGGCAGACCGCGTAATGTAGAGGCGCAAAAGTCAATTCTTTTAGCATCTTATGAGTTATTGTTGGAGAACGGTTTTCAAGCCGTCACAGTTGATAAAATCGCTGATCGTGCCCAGGTAAGCAAAGCAACGATTTATAAATGGTGGCCTAACAAGGCGGCTGTAGTAATGGATGGTTTTTTTTATGCCGCTGGAACCAGATTACCCGTGCCTGATACGGGTTCAGCATATAATGATATTCTATTGCATGCCACGAATTTAGCCATGTTTTTGATCAGTCAGGAAGGAACTATCATTACGGAGTTATTAGGTGAGGGGCAGTTTGATTCAGGATTGGCGGAGGCCTATCGAGCTCGATTTTTCCGTCCCCGCAGACTTGAGGCAAGGAGTCTTCTCGAGAAGGGAACCGAGCGCGGGGAATTAAAGAAAAGCCTCGACATTGACATCTGCATTGATCTCATTTACGGACCCATTTTCTATCGTTTGCTTGTGACCGGCGACACATTGGACGAAACCTATGTGCAGCAATTAGTAACAAACGCCTTTGAAGGAATCATTGACACCAAATCTTAG
- a CDS encoding response regulator transcription factor encodes MIKILVVDDESSIRTALAYALRREGYEVETAADGQEALGMVETFQPAVMVLDVMMPRINGYDVCRKLDGQLRPAILLLTVKDDIVDKVLGLELGADDYMTKPFDMRELLARVKALSRRGSYAQQAQQEQQQDVLRLGELTAELFSRTVSIQGKQLDLTPKEFDLLVLLMRNPGRVYSREVLLEKVWDMDFAGGTRTVDIHVQRLRKKLGSHHGLIQTVYGIGYKSTGSP; translated from the coding sequence ATGATCAAAATACTAGTAGTCGATGACGAGAGCAGTATACGGACGGCTTTAGCATATGCGCTGCGCAGGGAAGGTTATGAGGTGGAGACGGCTGCGGATGGTCAGGAGGCGCTGGGTATGGTGGAAACTTTCCAGCCTGCAGTTATGGTACTCGATGTCATGATGCCTCGTATAAATGGATATGACGTATGCCGCAAGCTGGATGGACAGCTGAGGCCTGCGATTCTGCTCTTGACGGTCAAGGATGATATTGTCGATAAAGTGCTGGGACTGGAGCTGGGTGCTGACGATTACATGACCAAGCCATTTGATATGCGGGAGCTACTGGCCAGAGTCAAGGCGTTATCACGCAGGGGAAGTTATGCTCAACAAGCGCAGCAAGAGCAACAGCAGGATGTGCTCAGATTGGGAGAACTGACCGCTGAGTTGTTCAGCCGGACGGTGTCGATTCAGGGTAAACAGCTCGATTTAACACCTAAGGAATTTGATCTGCTAGTCTTGCTGATGCGCAATCCGGGTCGGGTCTATTCACGGGAAGTGCTGCTGGAGAAGGTATGGGATATGGATTTTGCAGGTGGAACCCGCACCGTGGACATCCATGTGCAGCGTCTGCGCAAAAAGCTGGGCAGTCACCACGGGCTCATTCAGACGGTGTACGGTATCGGCTATAAAAGCACGGGGTCACCCTAG
- a CDS encoding sensor histidine kinase — protein sequence MIGKFRLGLKGKMSLLLALLLVFIVTCLSVLVLKGIRENQRTMLEQSFTQQAEAANLRVREEYLTGRRVQPDQFMKQTGQRLAVDLGAQSGMAVTLYTVDGTFAGTSLPFQPRADVQDALHFTAQGQSAYITEGDQLLFLAPLYNAEQRLGTVQFHASLVEQNAFYARTQRLFLLAGAIVLGVGFLIGYLYVRRQVNVINRLNKAASLIGQGNYLSAPSVVRKDELGELAEGIYEMSRSISTSVGALHEEKQKLLEAVGRLRELEQQQKQFIGNISHELKTPLTSIIAYADLLKMYGDDPALLDDAGGRIHVEAQRLYSLVEKALQLSAMDVYEFETQAEVVPLRPLLEEAVARLQGKADSCGVTIQTSLAEGEVWVDPENVMHIMLNLLDNAIKYNRPGGQVHLLNYITAPTDGTQRMIIEVADTGIGIPEEAELRIFDPFYTVSKDRSRASGGTGLGLALVRNLAEKQGGTVQLIETGPDGSRFTVELPLHASGSEGIKYTQTNKGEARNE from the coding sequence ATGATCGGCAAATTCCGGCTGGGCCTGAAGGGGAAAATGTCACTGCTGCTCGCTCTCTTACTCGTTTTTATCGTAACCTGCCTGAGTGTTCTGGTGCTGAAAGGTATCCGGGAGAACCAGCGAACCATGCTGGAGCAGTCTTTTACCCAGCAAGCGGAAGCAGCCAATCTACGCGTACGGGAGGAATATCTAACTGGGAGACGGGTTCAGCCGGACCAGTTTATGAAGCAGACGGGTCAACGGCTGGCTGTAGATTTGGGTGCACAAAGTGGTATGGCGGTGACGCTGTATACGGTGGACGGTACCTTTGCCGGTACCTCGCTGCCATTTCAGCCCCGCGCTGATGTTCAGGATGCTCTGCATTTTACAGCCCAGGGGCAGTCGGCGTACATTACCGAAGGGGATCAGCTGTTGTTTCTCGCTCCACTGTACAATGCCGAGCAGCGTCTGGGCACGGTGCAGTTTCATGCCTCGCTCGTCGAGCAAAATGCTTTTTACGCCCGGACTCAGCGGTTGTTTCTTCTTGCCGGAGCCATCGTTCTGGGTGTCGGTTTTCTAATCGGCTACTTGTACGTCAGGCGGCAGGTCAATGTCATTAACCGACTGAACAAGGCGGCCTCACTAATTGGTCAGGGGAATTATCTGTCGGCCCCTTCTGTAGTTAGAAAGGATGAACTGGGCGAGCTTGCGGAGGGAATCTATGAAATGAGTCGCAGCATTTCCACATCCGTCGGAGCGTTGCATGAAGAGAAACAGAAGCTGCTTGAAGCAGTGGGGCGACTTCGAGAACTGGAGCAGCAACAGAAGCAATTTATCGGCAATATCAGCCATGAGCTGAAGACACCGTTAACCTCGATTATCGCGTACGCCGACTTGTTGAAAATGTACGGAGATGATCCTGCTCTGCTAGACGATGCTGGAGGGCGTATTCACGTGGAGGCACAGCGGCTGTACAGTCTTGTAGAGAAGGCGTTGCAGTTGTCTGCGATGGATGTTTACGAGTTTGAGACGCAGGCGGAGGTGGTTCCACTACGGCCTTTGCTAGAGGAAGCCGTAGCCCGGCTGCAAGGAAAGGCGGACAGCTGCGGGGTCACGATCCAAACTTCGCTTGCTGAAGGTGAGGTGTGGGTGGATCCCGAGAACGTGATGCACATAATGCTTAATTTACTGGACAATGCGATAAAATATAATCGACCAGGCGGACAAGTCCACCTGCTTAACTACATTACAGCACCAACAGATGGGACGCAGCGGATGATTATCGAAGTTGCCGATACGGGAATCGGTATTCCGGAGGAAGCCGAGCTACGTATTTTCGATCCGTTCTATACAGTTAGCAAAGACCGATCAAGAGCCAGCGGTGGAACAGGACTTGGGTTAGCTCTGGTTCGTAACCTGGCCGAGAAGCAAGGAGGAACGGTACAGCTTATCGAGACGGGACCGGATGGGTCGCGTTTCACGGTGGAGCTTCCACTGCATGCTTCTGGTTCGGAAGGAATAAAATATACACAAACTAACAAAGGCGAAGCTCGGAATGAATAA
- a CDS encoding MFS transporter, with product MTAIKNQTINKSIPTWLTLLIATACGIIVANLYYAQPLVGLISSSIGLPANSSGLIVTLTQIGYVVGLLFVVPMGDILENRRLIVVSLLLTSVALVITAVSKQPVLFLIASFVIGLGSVATQVLVPFASYLASESSRGRVVGNIMSGLLLGIMLSRPLSILVADLFSWHAVFALSAAAVIILMIVLWRVLPTRKPQAETNYTALLGSMWHLLRTNQVLRRRAAYHAGLFATFSLFWTTVPLLLASPAFHFSQKSIALFALLGVAGAIAAPVAGRVADRGWTKPATGIALVTVVISILLPLIVRTSSPIGVVVLVIAAVLLDAGVSANLVLGQRALFSLSPEIRSRLNGLFMAIFFFGGAIGSAIGGWAYATGGWSTALWFGLAFPILALLYFATEKKNAS from the coding sequence ATGACTGCTATAAAAAATCAAACAATCAACAAAAGTATCCCAACATGGTTAACGCTACTTATAGCTACCGCATGCGGTATCATTGTAGCTAATCTTTACTATGCACAGCCCCTGGTCGGCTTAATCAGTTCTTCAATCGGGCTGCCAGCAAATAGTTCTGGCTTAATCGTCACTTTAACGCAGATTGGTTACGTGGTTGGCTTACTATTTGTAGTCCCTATGGGTGATATTCTCGAAAATCGAAGACTGATCGTAGTATCTTTACTTCTCACATCGGTTGCCCTTGTAATTACGGCAGTGTCGAAACAACCTGTGCTGTTTTTAATCGCATCCTTTGTAATTGGTTTAGGATCGGTCGCAACGCAAGTACTCGTTCCTTTTGCATCATATCTTGCTTCCGAATCATCGCGCGGTCGTGTTGTAGGTAACATTATGAGTGGTTTGTTACTTGGAATCATGCTCTCCCGTCCTTTGTCGATCTTGGTAGCTGACCTTTTTAGCTGGCATGCCGTATTCGCTTTGTCCGCCGCTGCTGTAATTATATTGATGATCGTACTATGGAGGGTATTACCAACAAGAAAGCCTCAGGCTGAAACAAACTATACAGCTTTACTTGGTTCTATGTGGCACTTACTGCGAACCAATCAAGTCTTACGCCGTCGGGCTGCATATCATGCAGGTTTGTTTGCGACATTTAGCTTATTTTGGACAACAGTTCCATTACTGTTAGCTAGCCCAGCCTTCCACTTTTCTCAGAAATCTATTGCATTATTTGCGCTTCTTGGAGTTGCGGGAGCGATAGCTGCGCCCGTGGCTGGAAGGGTGGCCGACCGAGGTTGGACTAAACCTGCGACCGGGATAGCACTGGTTACTGTCGTCATTTCTATTTTGTTGCCGCTTATAGTTCGGACTAGTTCGCCAATCGGAGTAGTAGTTCTCGTCATTGCAGCCGTATTATTAGACGCCGGAGTATCCGCGAATCTTGTGCTCGGACAACGTGCACTCTTCTCGTTGAGTCCCGAAATTCGTAGTCGCCTGAACGGGCTTTTTATGGCTATTTTCTTTTTTGGCGGTGCCATTGGATCCGCAATTGGCGGATGGGCATATGCCACTGGGGGATGGAGTACTGCGTTATGGTTTGGATTAGCTTTCCCGATTCTCGCCTTACTTTATTTTGCTACAGAGAAGAAAAATGCTTCTTAA
- a CDS encoding TolB family protein produces MKMNRRNYIAVLLAATLLSAGIISGCNAAQEGRTAPVRNTPDAGSRTNTETGGGKRELTVVKEGKPPAEQGIAVQRIHRIEGANIEKWFSDHELEIQVTALEKQATATDEAQFSYSRFRFDLETEQRQSIEEKPGASQGEVIKSFPSPDGKYSFIQTWKNKYEAVNAIKNLATGERNELLAINNYMEVGGWLNNDTYILAAGSMEGLGAIWKISVDGTREKIELQDSEVEFFTQFAVGNGQIYYTDNNSRLKSFTSTQARPTLLATDVSTLSLSPDSQRIAVTTTRSGGQEEESLLIYDTSGHVQGLQIGKGDLVSYQSWSPDSSKLAFAVYTEDKGGMNGIYIFDTVSGKVSPLGLSYFPVYPPSWSPSGARLGITVDDKEKLIVTHIVDFKQ; encoded by the coding sequence ATGAAGATGAACAGAAGGAACTACATCGCCGTACTGCTTGCCGCGACCTTGCTGTCAGCCGGCATAATATCGGGTTGTAATGCAGCGCAGGAGGGCAGAACAGCACCGGTTCGAAACACGCCCGATGCAGGAAGTCGCACCAACACCGAGACGGGAGGAGGAAAGCGTGAGCTGACCGTAGTTAAAGAGGGCAAACCGCCTGCTGAGCAGGGAATTGCCGTGCAACGGATACACCGGATTGAAGGTGCAAATATAGAAAAATGGTTCTCAGACCACGAACTGGAGATCCAAGTGACCGCATTGGAGAAGCAGGCGACGGCTACAGATGAAGCGCAGTTTAGCTACAGTCGGTTCCGTTTTGATCTGGAGACAGAACAGCGCCAGAGCATCGAGGAGAAACCGGGAGCAAGTCAAGGGGAGGTCATCAAATCATTTCCATCGCCGGACGGGAAATACAGCTTCATTCAGACCTGGAAGAACAAATATGAGGCCGTGAATGCGATCAAAAATTTGGCCACAGGGGAGCGGAATGAGCTGCTAGCGATTAACAATTATATGGAAGTGGGCGGTTGGCTCAATAATGACACCTATATTCTTGCCGCCGGCTCGATGGAGGGCCTAGGTGCGATATGGAAGATTTCTGTAGACGGCACCCGGGAAAAGATCGAGTTGCAGGATTCCGAAGTAGAGTTCTTCACCCAATTTGCTGTGGGTAATGGACAGATTTATTACACAGATAACAATAGCCGCCTGAAAAGCTTCACCTCCACACAAGCTCGGCCAACCCTGCTAGCCACGGATGTCTCCACCTTGAGTCTGTCTCCTGACAGTCAACGGATTGCCGTCACCACCACAAGAAGCGGCGGGCAGGAAGAAGAGAGCCTGCTCATCTATGATACGAGTGGTCATGTGCAAGGCTTACAGATCGGTAAAGGTGATTTGGTGTCCTATCAATCCTGGTCCCCCGATTCTTCCAAGCTGGCCTTCGCGGTTTATACCGAGGATAAGGGCGGCATGAATGGGATCTATATTTTTGATACTGTCTCCGGCAAGGTATCGCCGCTAGGGTTATCGTATTTTCCGGTATATCCGCCAAGCTGGAGCCCTTCTGGTGCAAGGCTCGGTATCACTGTGGATGACAAAGAGAAGCTTATCGTAACCCATATTGTCGATTTCAAACAATGA